The DNA segment GGTCTTATCCATGTAGCGGAACATGAGCGAAGGAAATACCCCCAGCACCACCGCCAATACGCACAAGGGAAGGGCGATGAGGGTCTCGCGCCATGTGATCTCCGTCAGGGCCTCGGGATGAGGGCCTTTGTATTCCGGGCCAAGGTAAACCCGTTGGATCGCCCACAAAATGTAAGCTGCCGTCAGGATCACCACCGCGGCAGAGATCACCGCCAGCGTTCCACTGAGCTTCCAAACCGAAAGCACCACGAACGCTTCGCCGATGAAACCACACAGCCCTGGTAAACCCAGACCAGCAAAGAACAGCAGCATAGCCATTGCCGTGTAAACCGGCATCTTGCCATACAGTCCGCCGAACTGATTCAAGTCGCGATGATGCACGCGATCGTAGATCACCCCCACCATGAAGAACATGCCCGCCGAGCTGATGCCATGGCCAATCATCTGGAAGAGGGCACCTTTGACCCCCATGCTCCAAGAGATCGGATCGAAGACGTTGCCTGCGGTCGCACTCCACACGCCGAGACCCAGCACGACGTAGCCCATATGGCTGACCGAGCTGTAGGCCACCATCCGCTTAAAGTCTTTCTGAGCCAACGCGGCGAAGGCTCCGTAGACCATGCTGATCACACCAACCGAACAGACTACCCACACCAGGTCGTAGCCAGCGTCGGGGCAAATCGGATAGCAGATTCGCACGATGCCATAGCCACCCATCTTCAGCAGTACACCAGCCAGGATCATCGAAATCGGCGTGGGGGCTTCGACGTGAGCATCAGGCAACCAGGTATGCAGCGGCACACTGGGCACCTTGATCGCAAAGCCAATGAACAGCAGCAGGAACGCCCACCACTGAATCGACTTGCCCCATAACAAAGCTTGATCGAAGACCTCCGAATGCTGCCCCAGTTGTTGGAGAGCCAGAATATTGAACGTGTGGACCGGATACTCGCTGGCGTCGATCTTCGTCTTGAAAGCTTCCGGCGAAAGACGCTCGCCTGCTTCGTCCCATGCGGCAACATGGGCGGCAGCCAACTGAGGCGCGGAAAGCTGTCGCAGGTCGCTATTAAAGTACAGCATCAGCAATGCGATCAGCATCAGCACACTGCCAAACAGCGTATACAAAAAGAACTTGATCGCCGCGTATTCCTTACGTGGCCCGCCCCAGACACCGATCAGGAAGTACATCGGCAGCAGCATCACTTCCCAGAAAATATAGAACAGGAAGAAGTCGAGCGACATGAAGACGCCCATCATCCCGGCCAGCAGCAGCAAATACAGCACGGAGTAGCTCTTCACATGCTTGTCGATCGTCCAGCTTGCTCCCATCGCCAGAAACGCGATCAGGGCAGTCAGCAGCAATAGCGGAAAACTGATGCCATCGATTCCCAGAAAGAACTGAATATCGAACGAGGGAATCCAGGCCACTTGGATGACGTCTTGAACGTTGGCGGTATCGGTCTGAAAGCTAAGTGAGTTCGTCCCAGGCAAGGCGATATACAGCGTTGGCAACAGAACCAGCAGCGTGACGGCAAGCGTGAACCAGCGCAGCAGCGACTTGTTCTCTGCAGGCAGGAACAACAGCGCGATCGCTCCCAAAACGGGAGTGAAGATCAGCGAAATCACGATTATAAATGCCACGTTATCCATGCGATCGCCTCGAAGGCATCCAGGTCGGCTCGCTATCGAGCCAGCGAATAAGTCCAAAAACTCAGCAGCACAAACAAGGCCACTGTACTCACCACAATCAACATCACATACTGCCGCAGGCCGCCTGTTTGCAGCCCTCGCATTCGGTCGCCCAGTCGCCAGGTTTGCAGCGAGCACCAGTTCACCAGGCCATCGATCCCACGGCGATCAAGCCACGTATCGGAAAGCCGAGCAATGCGAACCGTCAACCAGGCCAGGCAATCAAGGAAGGCGTCGATCACGCGGCGATCGAACATCGCGATACATGCCGCGATCGCCAACGTTCCCCTGACGAAAACTGCCTGATAGATCTCGTCGAAGAACCACTTTCCGACCAGCAATCGATAAATCGGGTTGAACGTTCGACGCACGTCTTCCGGGTCGAGCGACTTCCACAAGTAAAACACCGACGCCAACAGAATCCCGCCAATCGCCGCACCGAAGGCAATCAGCCCGACCGGACCTTTGACTTCTGGGGCATGGCCTTTGGATTCTTCCGGCATCGTCACGTTCAGATAGACGCCCGGCATGTCTTGCCAGATGCCTGCCGGTCGAGCCTCTTCCACCGACGAAGCCAACGTCGGCAAACCAACCCAACCATAAATGGGCCACGCCACCACAACCGCCAGGATCGCCAGCAACACCAGCGGCACCACCATCACGCGTGGCGATTCGTGGGCATGCTCGAACTTCTTCGCCGAGCGAGGCTCGCCCGCGAAAGTGAGGTACCACATGCGGAACATATAGAACGCCGTCAACGTCGCCCCGCCAGCCGCGGCTGCGAAGAACACATTTCCCCAACCCGGATTCATCATGCGGAACGCATAGATCTGCTCGAGGATCGCGTCTTTCGAGTAGTAACCACTCAAGCCGATGGGCAGACCAAAGATCGAAGGCAAACCAATCCCCGCAATCGCCAGACAACCGACCAGCATCGTATAGCCGGTCCAAGGCATCTTGCGAAGCAGCCCGCCCATCTGCGGCATCTCGTTGGTATGGACCGCGTGGATCACCGAGCCCGAGCAAAGAAACAGCAAACTCTTGAAGCAAGCGTGCGTAACCAAATGCATGACGCCTGCCGCCCAGCCACCAACACCCAGTGCCAACATCATGTAGCCAAGCTGACTGACCGTCGAATAGGCCAGCACACGCTTGATATCCGTTGCGACCATGGCGATCGTCGCGCCGAGGAACAGGGTGATACAGCCGACCACCGCGATCGTCAGCAGCACTTCTGGCAGGAAGATCGGATACGACCGGGCAACCAGGAACACGCCAGCCGCGACCATCGTTGCCGAGTGCACCAAAGCCGATACCGGCGTGGGACCTTCCATCGCATCCGGCAGCCAGACATGCAGTGGAAACTGGGCACTCTTGCCGACGCAGCCGCAGAAGATACCGATTCCGGCAATGATTAGCAGCGTGTAGCCATAGCGAGTCGTGTCCCCTTCGGTCGTTCCATCGCGCCAGGCAGGAATCGCCGCGGCCACCTCTTTGCTGAGTTGTTCCCGCGAAAGGGGTTCGCTGGCGGTCAGGGCCAGTTCTTCAATTCGTGACGCAGCCGATAACTGGACCATGCCATCGGGGACTTGAAGCTGATACGCGTTCTTCTCGCTGCGTACTTGCTGGAAGACGCCTGGCGAGTCGGCTGAGAGTTCGCCGTAGTTAAATGTCCCGAGGCTCGCCCACAAGGTCATCAAACCAATCAACATGCCAAAGTCGCCGACACGATTGACGATGAACGCTTTGTTGGCCGCGGTCGAGGCGGACTGGCGTTCGACGTAGAAGCCAATCAGGAACCACGAGCAGAGCCCGACCAGTTCCCAGAAGACAAACGTCATCAGGAAGTTGCCTGAGATCACCAGCCCCAGCATGCTGAAGCAGAACAAAGACAACGCCTGAAAGAAGCGAGCGAATCTTCCTGGCCGTTCGACCGAATCGCCGTTGGCCAGCAATGCTTCGTGATCGACGACGTCATGCAACTCGTCGTGCATGTAACCGGTCGAATAGAAGTGGATGCTGGTCGCGATGAACGTGACCAGGCAGAACATCACGATCGTCAGGGCATCGATGTAATAGTTGATCGTGACCTCGGCACCAGCAAACCGGGCCAGCGTGTAGCCTTCTCCGACCAGGACCGATGGCGATTTGTGCGGAATGCCATGGTGCTCGTCGGTCGCGTGCGTTTCGGCGGCGTGGGCATCTTCGTGCCCGGCGTCCTCTGTCTCGGCCACATGATGGACTGCACCCGGTGGATTGGCCGAGAACCAAACGGCTGCCGAGAAGAACGACAGCACGGTCGACGCCAGGATGGCAATCGTGGCCACCGCCGCGGCACCTTTGCCACGACGACCCAGCTGCACGGCGAACAATAAGATCACGCAGAACGAAACCAACGGTAGCAATACCGCGGCTGCCAGAAGGCTCGGAAGGTACGGGAGAAAGACTTCCATCAACCCTTCAGTTCGTTGGCGCGATCAACATCGATCGTGGCATGGTTATTGTAAAAGTTCAAAGCAATCGCCAAGGCCACCGCAGCTTCGGCGGCGGCAAGTACGATCACGAATAACGCGATCAGGTGACCATCGAGTCCGAGATTCTCGTCACGAAAATAAGGACTCGCAAATCCCACGAAGTTCAGGATCGCTCCGTTGAGGACCAGTTCGATCCCCATCAAGATCCCCAGGGCATTTCGCTTGGTAGCCATGCAAACGATGCCGGTCACAAACAGAAATGCTCCGACTGCCAGGTAATGCGAAAGTCCGATCGGTTCGCACAGAAAGCTCATCGTGTGGTTCCTCCTGCGTGATGCCGTTTGGCCCGAGCCAGGAAAGCGGCTCCGACCAGCACGACCAGCAAGTGAATGGAAACGATCTCGAACGGCAGCAGGTAACCAGCCAAACCTTTTTCGTCAGGCCGCGTTCCTTGATCGGCACGGACGCCAACCAGTGCCAACCCGATCTCGCCGGTTCGCTGAGGCATACCGTCGGTCGCCAAGGTTTCCAAGCGAGCCAGTTCGTCCCGTTGTGGCTGCGTAATCTCTTGGCCGTCGGCAAGCTGTTGCTCGAGTTTCTCGACATAGGTTGCCAGGTTCTTATCGGCCTTGGCCTGATAATCCGAGCTTTGCCACTGCGGGACGAGAAAAGCCAACTGCACCAGAATCGCCAACAGCGTTCCGCCCACCAGCAAACCGAGGATCCAGTCGCCCCCTTTGGTCTGCATGGTGATAAACGCTTTTTGCGCTGTCAGCATCACGCCAAAGATCAACAGCACGACGGTGCCGCCGACGTAGATCATCAACTGCATTGCCCCGACGAAGTATGCCCCGGCGAGAAACAGCAATCCACTGGCCGCTGCCAAACAAACGATCAGGGCGAAGGCCATCCGAACGATGTTATTGGTGGTGGCAACCAATACGGCAAAGCCACACGCGACCAGCGCCGTGACATAGAAAATGACGGTGTGCCAGTTGATCGAGGCTTCGGCAGCGGAGGCAAGCAGGCCGATCATTCGACGCCTCCTTCCTGGCTCGCAGCAACCTTCTGCTCGATCATTTCGATGCGACGATCAGCCCGACGATCGCCTTCATCCATCCACCCTTCTCGCACTAACGAGCGATCGTGGGCAGGAACCAGGTCGTTCAAAAACGGAACGCCCAAGGCAGTCCAGAACATCACGCCCAGCAGGCAAACCGCGGCGATCGGCACGCAGTACTTCAAGCACATGGTGATCACCTGGTCGACTCGCAAACGAGGAAATGTCCAGCGAATCCACATCATCGCGATCACGCCGACCGATGCTTTGATCAGAATGTTCAACACGCCAGCCATGTTGGCGAAGGTTGAAAACCACCAGCAGTTGCCGAAGTAGTTCGGGTACGCATCCATCATGCTGCTGAAGACCGGTATCGGTCCGTTCCATCCGCCAAAGAACAAAATCGCGGCGAGGATCGAAACCAGAATCATCGAGCCATATTCGGCCATGAAGAACAAACTCCACCGCATGCCGGAATACTCGGTCAGGAAGCCAGCGACCAGTTCGCTTTCCGCTTCCGCCAAGTCGAACGGAGCGCGATTCACACTAGCCACGGCACAAGTGAAGTAGACCCAGAAGACCACAAAGATGAACGGATCGTGGAAGATCAACCAGTTGGTGAACCAGCCACGCTGCTGATCGCCAATCGCCACCAGATCCATCGTGCCGCAAATCATCAGCGGAACAACAACACAAATCCCCAGGGGGACTTCGTAACTGACGACCTGGGCTGCTTGTCGCATCGCTCCGAAGAGCGACCACTTCGATCCCGATGAATAGCCTGCCAGGATAACGCCGAATACTTCCAGCCCGAGCACTGCGACCAAAAAGAACAGACCGATATTCAAAGGCAACGCGACCCAACCCGATGCAAAGGGGAGGGCCATGAACGCGGCGAAACTGGCAGCAAACGAAACGTACGGAGCGATCCGAAAGAGAATTGGATCGGCATCTTTGGGCATCAGATCTTCTTTGGAAAGAAGCTTGATCCCGTCGGCCAGCGACTGCAGCCAACCGAAGGCGCCGCCAGTTCGGGTTGGCCCCAGGCGGTCTTGGATTCGCCCAGAGACCTTTCGTTCGGCCCAGATGAAAACGAACGCACCCAGCGCGATCACATTGACCAGCAGAAAGGCTTGGACGAACGCAGCCAAGGTGTACCCCAGGAAATCCCATCCTGAGGGAAGCCAGCCTGCGAAGTACTCACCCACGTGTGCGCGTCCCTTGTGCGTAGAAAATACCGAAAAAACACCCTGTTTTTCCGGCCCTTATAATACTTGCCCACGCCCGCGGCGTGAACTACTCGAAAGCCAATCTTGCCGGTTTCAAACCGGTAATCCAAACCGACTTAGCGGTCGATCTCTCCCATCACAATATCGAGCGAACCCACGATCGCCGGAATGTCGGCAATCAGGCAGTTTCGGCAAAGCTCTTCGACGACCGACAAGTTGCTGAAACAACTGCTGCGGGCCCGAGCTCGACGCGGAATCGGATCACCCCCGTCGGCCACCACGTAGAAACCCATCTGCCCGCGAGGCGCTTCCGTCTCTAAATAAGCTTCACCGGCAGGCAACTTGGTGTTCAACTTGATGGGCGTTCCCCAATCGCCGGATGCTTTTTCGTAGAAGTCCATGGCCTGGCGGATCAACTTGATCGCCTGAATGACTTCCAACATGCGAACATAAAACCGGTGCCAACAGTCGCCGAGAATCGCTTCATCCGGGACGGCTGGGTAGACCTGATCTTTGGGATAGCTCCCATTCTTCTGGACGATGACCTCGAAGTCGTAACCTTCGTACATCGCCCTGTAGCGAGGATCGCCGTCGCGACGCAAATCGTGATCGATACCGGAGCCGCGAATCACAGGACCGCTACAGCCATAGGCGATGGCCATCTCTGCGGGCATCAAACCAATGCCTGCGGTTCGCTTGATGAAGATCGCGTTGGTCGTAAGCAACGTGTGATAGTCTGGAATCTGCGGCTCGAACTGATCGAGAAAGGCCCGACACTTGCCAATCCAATCGGACGGAAGGTCGGCCGTCACACCGCCAGGGGTGATATAGCTGTAAGTAAGCCGGGCCCCGCACACCCATTCGAGCAGATCGAGGATCTTCTCGCGTTCGCGGAAGGCATACAGAAACGGACTAAACGTTCCCAGGTCGAGACCGTACGTTCCCATGCCAACCAGGTGACTGGCGATCCGGTTCAGTTCGGAAATCATGACGCGGGTATGCCGAACCTTGTCAGGCAGGTCGTAGTTCAGCAGCTTCTCAACCGCGAGCGCCCAACCGAGGTTCATGTTCATCCCGGCCAGGTAGTCCATTCGATCGGTATAGGGAATGAACTGCCGCGGCGTCAGATTCTCGCCGATCTTCTCGGCACAGCGATGCAAATAGCCAATATGCGGAACCGCTTCAGAAACGACCTCGCCATCGGTCCGCAGCACCAGACGCAGCACACCATGGGTGCTCGGATGCTGCGGTCCCATGTTGACCAGCATCTCGTCGGTGCGAACGTCGAGTTCGACAATCTCTGTGGGGTTCGAGTTGCTCATTCGGGGTTGGCTTTCTGTACCTAGCGGCCTCGGATGCCGTGGTACTCGAGCGGCATGACATAGTCTTTTCGCAGCGGATGCCCGACCCAATCTTCCGGGCACAAAATGCGTCGCAGATTCGGATGGCCGACGAAATAAACGCCTGACAAGTCGTACACTTCACGTTCGTGCCAATCGGCCGCAATCCATACGGAGGAAACCGATGCCAGCTCAGGGATCTCTCCTTCGACGCCATCTTTCCATCGCGGGAGCATCACCTTCAAAACGCCGCTGGTTTTACGCTGAACGCTGGTCAGGTGATAAACGACTTCCAGGTGTGGCTGCCACGGAGCTTTGGCTGCCTTCTTCGGGTCGGTCTCGCAGTAATCGACCACGCAGATCGAGTTCAGGCAATCGAACGCAATCGACGGCTCGTCCTTCAAATAGCGACAAACCTCGACCAGGCCTTCTGGCGCAACCTCGATCCACGGATCGATGCTCTCAAGAGAGGCTCCTGCGATCTTGTCGCCAAAACGCTCGCGCAATTTCTGTAGCAGCGACTCGTCGATCACCATGACTGAACGTTTTCTTTCGGAGGTTGAATTACGGAGTGGATGTGGTCTGAGGGGATCGCTGCCAGGAACTGGACGCGTCGGCTTGCTGCTTGGAATGACCCGCAGTGGATCGAACCCAGTCGAGGTCGCCTCGCTTCCAGACATACGCGAAACCGACCATCAGCACGGCGAAGAACAACATCATGTCCGCCACGCAGGTCCAGACCAGCTTCGAGGCCGCAGCCTTAACTTCGTTCCCTTTTGCTTCCGGATCGGAAGCTGCCAACAGGTTCTGTTCGTCGACGGGCAAACCGAGTTCGGTCACCAGGCCTTCGAACCCAGGCCCGATCATCCGCTGGCCGTCGTCCATCTGCACGATCGCAGGCACTTCTGGACTGGCCAATTGGGTCGACTTTCCGAAGACGACCGCCCACGGAAAGAAGAACGCCACTTCGACGTCGAAGATAATGAACAGCAGGGCGACAACATAAAATCGCAAGTCGAACTGCACGAAACTGGAGCCAATGGTTGGCTCGCCACATTCGTAAATCTCGAGCTTCTCTTCGTGCGGGTCCTTCGGTCGCAGAAAGCTACCTAGAAGAAGGTTCGCCAACACGAAGCCAAACCCGACTGCCGTGAACAGCAGTAAATAGGCGACGATCGTGGTTGGAAAACTCATAGGTCCGCAAGCTCAAGCAAAACATGTCCGTCAAAATCAGCATCATCGGTCGAGCCCTCATTTAAGAGGTCTACCGCCAACCATGCAACGGGCCTTCCATTACCCTTCGGGGCTGGCAGGGCCACCATGAACCGGGCTGATCACCGCTTTCGATTCAGCGACCGCCGTTGGGTTGAGCGTGGCCCGGCCCCAAGCGACATCGATTGGCAGTCGCGAATAATCGACCAGAGCTCCATCTCGACTGTAGGAACTCAGGTCGAGCGTGCCCCCCATAAAGATGCAGTCGACCGGGCAAGGCTCGACACACAAAGCACAGAACATGCACTTGGTGTAATCAATGGTGAAATGGGTGAGCTGAAAACCCTTGCCGTTCTCGACACGTTGCTTGCCTATATAAATACAGTCAACCGGGCACGCTTTCGCGCACTGGTCGCAGGCAATGCAGGTCGTGACATCGAAGCGATGAAACCCACGATAGCGGGGAGCCACCTGGGCCGGGAGCTCAGGATATTCGAAATGCTCAGTAAACGTCTTGCGATTCGGATCGTAGGTCGACTTCCAAACCTTAAGCGTCACCCAAAGCCCCTGGGCCACCGTAACTACGGCTCGAATCAGGTTTTTCCACCACTCAACCATGGCCACCTTCCGTGCGGAACGATGCTCTCCGCTGGGGACCGAACGTCGCATGCGGTCCCCTTAAAGCAGTATGAAAATCCATTAACGGCAATTTGGCTCGTTATGGCAAGTGATCCCTGGCAAACAACTAGAAAACCAAGTGACCAAATGGAGGGGCACTAACCCACTACAACAGGAGCTTTAGACAAGCCAGGAGGGCAAGGTAAATGCTCCCGTTTTTTCGGCACATTCCTCGCCAAGCGTATCAGATTTCGCTAAAGTCCGAGATTTGCTTGCTTGACGCGGCTAATTTAGCGCGTAGAGTGAAGTGAGAGTTTCCTCGCGCACAACAGGCTGTTCTTGTTGCGTTGGGGAGATTTTCGAGGATGTCGCTGTTAATCGTCAGGTGCGACTGAACCTTTTGATTTCTGCTCAAGTCTAACGAAGGCACCAAGAAGGTTCAAGCATTCGACAAGGCAGTGCCGCCAAAATTATGAGAGAGTATTTCCCCCTTGGCGGTTGCGTGGAGAGCATAACATGCTGGTACTATCGAGGAAGAAGAACGAGAGCATTGTCATCAACAATGACATCACCATTGTCGTTGTCGAGATCCGTGGCGATAAAGTACGCCTAGGGGTTGAAGCCCCCAAGGAAGTGCCGGTTCACCGTCGCGAAGTTTACGATGCGATCAAGCGAAACGAAAACGGACAAGGTTCGGACGCTTCGGCGAATATGGAATCCGAATAGTCGAAATTTTGTAGTTTCGTACCTGAACTCAACCTGATTCAACTGAATTCGCACGCCTCTGCCGCATTCTGTTGCGGTCGTGAATTTCGAAGGTTGTTGTCGCCTGTTTGGGTTCGGAATTATTTTTTGCGTAGATCGCCCCGTCCCCAGTTGCAGATGCTTCTGACCTCTCTTATACTTAAGCCCTTCAACAAACGGCCCCATCGTCTAGTGGTCTAGGACACCGGCCTTTCACGCCGGTAACACGGGTTCGAACCCCGTTGGGGTCACTTCCAACAAAAGCCTTTCGCAGCTTGCGAAAGGCTTTTTTTATGCATGCACTCAACCACCCTCGTGGTGACTTCGAGTTGAAAACGAGCCGTCGTTGCGGGTAACCTCGAGTTATCCCAACAGCCTAGCCCCTAAAGCCAAGCGACATGCAACAACCAACCTTCGATGCTCTGCTGGTACTTTCGTTCGGTGGTCCAGAAAAGCCGGACGATGTCATCCCGTTCCTTGAGAACGTTCTTCGCGGCCGCAACGTTCCTCGCGAAAGAATGCTGGAAGTCGCCGAGCACTAC comes from the Bremerella sp. JC817 genome and includes:
- a CDS encoding NADH-quinone oxidoreductase subunit M yields the protein MDNVAFIIVISLIFTPVLGAIALLFLPAENKSLLRWFTLAVTLLVLLPTLYIALPGTNSLSFQTDTANVQDVIQVAWIPSFDIQFFLGIDGISFPLLLLTALIAFLAMGASWTIDKHVKSYSVLYLLLLAGMMGVFMSLDFFLFYIFWEVMLLPMYFLIGVWGGPRKEYAAIKFFLYTLFGSVLMLIALLMLYFNSDLRQLSAPQLAAAHVAAWDEAGERLSPEAFKTKIDASEYPVHTFNILALQQLGQHSEVFDQALLWGKSIQWWAFLLLFIGFAIKVPSVPLHTWLPDAHVEAPTPISMILAGVLLKMGGYGIVRICYPICPDAGYDLVWVVCSVGVISMVYGAFAALAQKDFKRMVAYSSVSHMGYVVLGLGVWSATAGNVFDPISWSMGVKGALFQMIGHGISSAGMFFMVGVIYDRVHHRDLNQFGGLYGKMPVYTAMAMLLFFAGLGLPGLCGFIGEAFVVLSVWKLSGTLAVISAAVVILTAAYILWAIQRVYLGPEYKGPHPEALTEITWRETLIALPLCVLAVVLGVFPSLMFRYMDKTVDQQVADLTEWTEQVKLPQLRAQQAEADQDVAANQP
- the nuoL gene encoding NADH-quinone oxidoreductase subunit L, giving the protein MEVFLPYLPSLLAAAVLLPLVSFCVILLFAVQLGRRGKGAAAVATIAILASTVLSFFSAAVWFSANPPGAVHHVAETEDAGHEDAHAAETHATDEHHGIPHKSPSVLVGEGYTLARFAGAEVTINYYIDALTIVMFCLVTFIATSIHFYSTGYMHDELHDVVDHEALLANGDSVERPGRFARFFQALSLFCFSMLGLVISGNFLMTFVFWELVGLCSWFLIGFYVERQSASTAANKAFIVNRVGDFGMLIGLMTLWASLGTFNYGELSADSPGVFQQVRSEKNAYQLQVPDGMVQLSAASRIEELALTASEPLSREQLSKEVAAAIPAWRDGTTEGDTTRYGYTLLIIAGIGIFCGCVGKSAQFPLHVWLPDAMEGPTPVSALVHSATMVAAGVFLVARSYPIFLPEVLLTIAVVGCITLFLGATIAMVATDIKRVLAYSTVSQLGYMMLALGVGGWAAGVMHLVTHACFKSLLFLCSGSVIHAVHTNEMPQMGGLLRKMPWTGYTMLVGCLAIAGIGLPSIFGLPIGLSGYYSKDAILEQIYAFRMMNPGWGNVFFAAAAGGATLTAFYMFRMWYLTFAGEPRSAKKFEHAHESPRVMVVPLVLLAILAVVVAWPIYGWVGLPTLASSVEEARPAGIWQDMPGVYLNVTMPEESKGHAPEVKGPVGLIAFGAAIGGILLASVFYLWKSLDPEDVRRTFNPIYRLLVGKWFFDEIYQAVFVRGTLAIAACIAMFDRRVIDAFLDCLAWLTVRIARLSDTWLDRRGIDGLVNWCSLQTWRLGDRMRGLQTGGLRQYVMLIVVSTVALFVLLSFWTYSLAR
- the nuoK gene encoding NADH-quinone oxidoreductase subunit NuoK, which encodes MSFLCEPIGLSHYLAVGAFLFVTGIVCMATKRNALGILMGIELVLNGAILNFVGFASPYFRDENLGLDGHLIALFVIVLAAAEAAVALAIALNFYNNHATIDVDRANELKG
- a CDS encoding NADH-quinone oxidoreductase subunit J — its product is MIGLLASAAEASINWHTVIFYVTALVACGFAVLVATTNNIVRMAFALIVCLAAASGLLFLAGAYFVGAMQLMIYVGGTVVLLIFGVMLTAQKAFITMQTKGGDWILGLLVGGTLLAILVQLAFLVPQWQSSDYQAKADKNLATYVEKLEQQLADGQEITQPQRDELARLETLATDGMPQRTGEIGLALVGVRADQGTRPDEKGLAGYLLPFEIVSIHLLVVLVGAAFLARAKRHHAGGTTR
- the nuoH gene encoding NADH-quinone oxidoreductase subunit NuoH, translating into MGEYFAGWLPSGWDFLGYTLAAFVQAFLLVNVIALGAFVFIWAERKVSGRIQDRLGPTRTGGAFGWLQSLADGIKLLSKEDLMPKDADPILFRIAPYVSFAASFAAFMALPFASGWVALPLNIGLFFLVAVLGLEVFGVILAGYSSGSKWSLFGAMRQAAQVVSYEVPLGICVVVPLMICGTMDLVAIGDQQRGWFTNWLIFHDPFIFVVFWVYFTCAVASVNRAPFDLAEAESELVAGFLTEYSGMRWSLFFMAEYGSMILVSILAAILFFGGWNGPIPVFSSMMDAYPNYFGNCWWFSTFANMAGVLNILIKASVGVIAMMWIRWTFPRLRVDQVITMCLKYCVPIAAVCLLGVMFWTALGVPFLNDLVPAHDRSLVREGWMDEGDRRADRRIEMIEQKVAASQEGGVE
- a CDS encoding NADH-quinone oxidoreductase subunit D; amino-acid sequence: MSNSNPTEIVELDVRTDEMLVNMGPQHPSTHGVLRLVLRTDGEVVSEAVPHIGYLHRCAEKIGENLTPRQFIPYTDRMDYLAGMNMNLGWALAVEKLLNYDLPDKVRHTRVMISELNRIASHLVGMGTYGLDLGTFSPFLYAFREREKILDLLEWVCGARLTYSYITPGGVTADLPSDWIGKCRAFLDQFEPQIPDYHTLLTTNAIFIKRTAGIGLMPAEMAIAYGCSGPVIRGSGIDHDLRRDGDPRYRAMYEGYDFEVIVQKNGSYPKDQVYPAVPDEAILGDCWHRFYVRMLEVIQAIKLIRQAMDFYEKASGDWGTPIKLNTKLPAGEAYLETEAPRGQMGFYVVADGGDPIPRRARARSSCFSNLSVVEELCRNCLIADIPAIVGSLDIVMGEIDR
- a CDS encoding NADH-quinone oxidoreductase subunit C, with product MVIDESLLQKLRERFGDKIAGASLESIDPWIEVAPEGLVEVCRYLKDEPSIAFDCLNSICVVDYCETDPKKAAKAPWQPHLEVVYHLTSVQRKTSGVLKVMLPRWKDGVEGEIPELASVSSVWIAADWHEREVYDLSGVYFVGHPNLRRILCPEDWVGHPLRKDYVMPLEYHGIRGR
- a CDS encoding NADH-quinone oxidoreductase subunit A; the encoded protein is MSFPTTIVAYLLLFTAVGFGFVLANLLLGSFLRPKDPHEEKLEIYECGEPTIGSSFVQFDLRFYVVALLFIIFDVEVAFFFPWAVVFGKSTQLASPEVPAIVQMDDGQRMIGPGFEGLVTELGLPVDEQNLLAASDPEAKGNEVKAAASKLVWTCVADMMLFFAVLMVGFAYVWKRGDLDWVRSTAGHSKQQADASSSWQRSPQTTSTP
- a CDS encoding NADH-quinone oxidoreductase subunit I; its protein translation is MRRSVPSGEHRSARKVAMVEWWKNLIRAVVTVAQGLWVTLKVWKSTYDPNRKTFTEHFEYPELPAQVAPRYRGFHRFDVTTCIACDQCAKACPVDCIYIGKQRVENGKGFQLTHFTIDYTKCMFCALCVEPCPVDCIFMGGTLDLSSYSRDGALVDYSRLPIDVAWGRATLNPTAVAESKAVISPVHGGPASPEG
- the csrA gene encoding carbon storage regulator CsrA, coding for MLVLSRKKNESIVINNDITIVVVEIRGDKVRLGVEAPKEVPVHRREVYDAIKRNENGQGSDASANMESE